One segment of Eretmochelys imbricata isolate rEreImb1 chromosome 5, rEreImb1.hap1, whole genome shotgun sequence DNA contains the following:
- the SEMA4D gene encoding semaphorin-4D: protein MALSSLYAALGLLFGAAAAFGPVPRITWEHREVQLVHFQEPEVFNYSTLLLSDDKEVLYVGAREVIFALNSVNIAEKHHELYWKVTEDKKTKCADKGKSKQTECLNYVRVLQPLNDNVLYVCGTNAFQPICDHLNLTSFELRGKNEDGKGRCPFDPAQSYTSVMVDGELYSGTSYNFLGSEPIISRNSHQSPLRTEYAIPWLNEPSFVFADVIRADQNSTEEEDDKVYFFFTEMSVEYEFVGKLMIPRISRVCKRDQGGLRTLQKKWTSFLKARLICTTPDKNLIFNIINDVFILKSPSLKEPVIYGVFTPQLNNVGLSAVCAYNLSTVEEVFSKGKYMQSATVEQSHTKWVRYNGEIPKPRPGACINKEARAVNYLSSLNLPDKTLQFVKDHPLMDDSVAPIGDRPRLIKRDVRYTQIVVDRVPALNGSVYDVMFISTDKGALHKAISYENGMHIIEEIQLFQNFEPVQTLLLSSKKGKRYLYAGSNSGVVQSPVAFCDKYSTCVDCVLARDPYCAWKSHEASCTNILKEDEIERDWIQNIGGDASSCPDKVRENSLQHTFKHGSTAELKCSQKSNLAQVVWKFKDDVLKVESPKYRLLEKALLIFNLSEEDSGIYQCLSEEKVKNKKFSQVVAKHVLKLKKIQPSTVGPIQPATQTEGNTDVPKMSTVPTEGSTAQTSTTQIISITTGRIITKPISPILTSAASNPEIFNSVPDGVPEKTMFLKSNDNFLLMFLFLFFFVLFLSLLSYNCYKGYLPGQCLKFRSAMLLGKKKPKSDFSDCEQSVKETLVEQGIIQNETGEHPKPAHDTGYETEPDCGNGQVQHDDVSSQAHKEVKDKPFDVKCELKYADSDAEGD, encoded by the exons AAGTACAACTGGTCCATTTTCAGGAGCCAGAAGTGTTTAACTATTCAACTTTATTACTAAGTGATGACAAAGAGGTTTTATATGTAGGAGCTAGAGAAGTGATCTTTGCATTAAATTCAGTGAATATTGCTGAAAAACATCATGAG TTGTATTGGAAGGTCACTGAAGACAAAAAAACTAAATGTGCAGACAAGGGCAAATCCAAACAG ACGGAGTGCCTTAACTATGTGCGTGTCTTACAACCGCTGAATGATAATGTTCTCTATGTGTGTGGCACAAATGCATTTCAGCCAATCTGTGATCATCTG AATTTAACGTCATTTGAACTCCGAGGTAAAAATGAAGATGGTAAAGGTAGATGTCCATTTGACCCTGCCCAAAGCTACACATCAGTTATGGTTG ATGGAGAGCTTTATTCAGGAACTTCCTATAACTTCTTGGGAAGTGAGCCTATTATTTCTAGAAACTCTCATCAGAGCCCGTTGAGAACAGAATATGCAATACCTTGGCTTAATG AACCcagttttgtttttgctgatgtgATAAGAGCAGATCAAAACAGCACTGAAGAAGAAGATGACAAAGTGTACTTCTTTTTCACTGAGATGTCTGTGGAATATGAATTTGTTGGAAAGTTGATGATTCCAAGAATAAGTAGAGTGTGCAAG AGGGACCAAGGAGGATTAAGGACTTTGCAGAAAAAATGGACCTCCTTTCTCAAGGCCAGATTGATCTGTACCACACCTGACAAGAATTTAATTTTCAACATTATCAATGATGTTTTTATTCTAAAGTCTCCAAGTTTGAAGGAACCAGTGATTTATGGAGTTTTTACCCCACAACT GAATAATGTGGGGCTGTCAGCCGTGTGTGCATACAACTTGTCTACTGTGGAAGAAGTTTTCTCCAAAGGAAAGTATATGCAGAGTGCCACAGTAGAACAGTCTCATACAAAGTGGGTCCGATACAATGGAGAGATTCCTAAACCTCGACCTGGAGCT TGTATAAACAAGGAGGCAAGAGCAGTGAACTACCTGAGTTCTCTAAATTTACCGGACAAAACACTACAGTTTGTTAAAGATCACCCTCTAATGGATGACTCAGTGGCCCCGATAGGGGACAGACCCAGATTAATTAAACGAGATGTGAGGTATACACAGATCGTGGTAGACAGAGTCCCAGCACTCAATGGCAGCGTGTATGATGTTATGTTTATTAGTACAG ATAAAGGAGCCCTGCATAAAGCTATTAGCTATGAAAATGGAATGCATATTATTGAAGAAATACAGCTTTTCCAAAATTTTGAGCCAGTTCAGACACTGTTGCTTTCATCAAAAAAG GGCAAAAGGTATCTCTATGCAGGTTCCAATTCTGGTGTGGTTCAGTCTCCTGTTGCATTCTGTGACAAGTACAGCACTTGTGTTGATTGTGTTCTAGCTAGAGATCCCTACTGTGCTTGGAAATCACATGAAGCCTCCTGTACTAATATTCTTAAAGAAGATGAAATTGAAAG GGATTGGATTCAGAACATAGGTGGTgatgcctcttcctgccctg ATAAAGTAAGAGAGAATTCTCTGCAGCATACATTCAAGCATGGGAGCACAGCAGAACTCAAATGTTCTCAAAAATCCAACCTGGCCCAGGTAGTTTGGAAATTCAAAGATGATGTATTGAAAGTTGAGAGCCCCAAGTATCGTCTTCTGGAGAAAGCATTGCTCATCTTCAATTTATCAGAAGAAGATAGTGGTATTTATCAGTGTTTGTCAGAAGAAAAAGTGAAGAATAAGAAATTTTCTCAAGTGGTGGCTAAACATGtcttgaaactgaaaaaaatccagcCTAGTACTGTGGGTCCAATCCAACCAGCAACACAGACAGAAGGTAATACCGATGTACCAAAAATGTCAACTGTACCAACAGAAGGGTCTACTGCTCAAACTTCAACCACCCAGATTATATCAATAACAACAGGAAGGATAATTACAAAGCCAATCAGCCCCATCCTAACAAGCGCAGCCTCCAACCCTGAAATCTTCAATTCTGTTCCTGATGGAGTCCCCGAAAAGACAATGTTCTTAAAGTCAAATGAtaatttccttttaatgtttctctttctgttcttttttGTTCTCTTCCTAAGCCTGTTGTCCTACAACTGTTACAAAGGCTATTTACCAGGCCAGTGTTTAAAATTCCGCTCTGCTATGTTACTTGGTAAGAAAAAACCCAAATCAGATTTTTCTGATTGTGAGCAAAGTGTAAAAGAAACTCTAGTGGAGCAAGGTATTATCCAGAATGAAACTGGAGAGCATCCAAAGCCAGCTCATGACACTGGATATGAGACTGAACCAGATTGTGGAAATGGCCAGGTTCAACATGATGATGTCTCCTCGCAGGCTCACAAAGAAGTCAAGGACAAACCTTTTGATGTTAAGTGTGAACTAAAATATGCTGACTCAGATGCAGAGGGTGACTGA